The proteins below come from a single Cannabis sativa cultivar Pink pepper isolate KNU-18-1 chromosome 3, ASM2916894v1, whole genome shotgun sequence genomic window:
- the LOC115711516 gene encoding UDP-glycosyltransferase 73C3 → MGIQAKELHHFILFPFLAQGHLIPMVDIARMLAQRGVIITIFTTTQNAARVQGVLNRAKEAGLRINLIQLKFPYVEAGLPQGCESLEALPSPDLGEKFFSSTSLLQKPVETMMPELTPPPTCVISDPYMPWTINIARKLNIPRIVFHARCNFFQLCSHLLCVPETEYIGIPGLPDRIDVMKAQLPEPRTSEMKEFQEQMKEAEMESYGVIINSFEELEPSYVKEYKKMKSGKLWCVGPASLCNKNELDNAERGKKSSIDEHECLKWLDSWKPSSVIYVCFGSIFTLTLPQSIELALGLEASNKPFIWVVRDSGSNRYEELEKWFKEYEFEERIKRRGMVIRGWAPQVLILSHPSIGAFLTHCGWNSTLEAISSGIPMVTWPLFTDQFLNEKLVAQVLKTAVTVGSKYIEPGEEDQVMVKSETIQIAIEKVLDDQGEESIERRERAKKFGEMAKRAVEEGGSSHSNITLFLEEVGAKSYLK, encoded by the coding sequence ATGGGTATTCAAGCAAAAGAGCTTCATCACTTTATCTTGTTTCCTTTCTTGGCACAAGGACACTTGATCCCAATGGTTGACATAGCAAGAATGTTGGCTCAACGTGGTGTAATCATCACCATATTCACCACCACACAAAATGCAGCTCGAGTCCAAGGAGTGCTCAACCGGGCCAAGGAAGCTGGCCTTAGAATCAATCTAATTCAACTCAAATTTCCATATGTTGAAGCAGGATTACCTCAAGGGTGTGAGAGCTTGGAAGCCTTGCCTTCCCCCGATTTGGGTGAAAAATTCTTCTCTTCAACTTCTTTGCTACAAAAGCCAGTCGAGACTATGATGCCGGAGCTTACGCCGCCACCGACATGTGTAATATCGGACCCTTACATGCCTTGGACTATTAACATAGCTCGGAAGCTTAATATTCCAAGGATAGTTTTCCATGCAAGATGTAACTTTTTCCAGTTATGTTCCCACTTGTTATGTGTTCCCGAAACAGAGTATATTGGTATCCCTGGCCTTCCAGATAGAATTGATGTGATGAAAGCTCAGCTACCAGAGCCAAGAACCTCAGAAATGAAAGAATTTCAGGAGCAAATGAAGGAGGCTGAGATGGAGTCCTATGGAGTGATCATAAATAGTTTTGAAGAATTGGAGCCATCATATGTCAAAGAGTACAAGAAGATGAAGAGTGGTAAGCTTTGGTGTGTTGGTCCGGCTTCCTTATGCAACAAAAATGAGTTAGATAATGCTGAAAGAGGTAAAAAGTCTTCTATTGATGAACATGAGTGCCTTAAATGGCTTGATTCATGGAAACCATCTTCTGTCATATATGTTTGTTTTGGAAGCATATTTACTCTAACACTTCCACAGTCGATAGAGCTTGCTTTAGGTTTGGAAGCCTCAAACAAACCATTCATTTGGGTTGTAAGGGACTCAGGAAGTAATAGATATGAAGAGCTAGAGAAATGGTTTAAGGAATATGAATTCGAAGAAAGGATTAAAAGAAGGGGTATGGTGATCCGGGGTTGGGCTCCACAAGTGTTAATCTTGTCACACCCTTCAATTGGAGCATTCTTAACTCATTGTGGATGGAATTCAACTCTCGAAGCGATAAGCTCCGGGATTCCCATGGTTACATGGCCACTATTTACAGACCAATTTCTGAATGAGAAATTGGTTGCACAAGTTTTGAAAACAGCCGTAACAGTGGGGTCAAAGTATATAGAACCGGGAGAAGAGGATCAAGTTATGGTGAAGAGTGAGACAATTCAGATTGCTATAGAGAAAGTGTTGGATGACCAAGGAGAAGAAAGTATAGAGAGAAGGGAAAGAGCTAAAAAGTTTGGAGAAATGGCTAAAAGGGCTGTTGAAGAAGGCGGGTCTTCACACAGCAATATAACTTTGTTTCTAGAAGAAGTAGGAGCCAAAAGTTAtttgaaataa